The genomic window TAATGGCTGAAATGGTTCCTAATCCCGCAATAAATTCTAAAAATGAAATTCCAGACACTATGGCAACGGTAGCAAACACACCAGTAAGCCATACAAAAATCATAAAAACCTGTATGTAACTGTCAACAGGTTTATCTTTAAGGAAATTAAGGGTTTTTAAATAGATTTTTATGGAGTTGAGAATATTTCTTAAGCCCCAAATGGTGAGTGCAATCCCAACGACTAAAATTGTTTTTTCAATAAATCCTTGTAATTTTTCGAAATCATAAAATAAATTAGGAATGAGTTTGTAGGTAAGTATGAAAGGAACTATTTGCGCAATACTACTCGGAACTCTATTCGCCAACATGATATCATCAAAATCAGTTTTAGATTTGTTAGCGATTTTTGTAAAGGTCGCACGAATAATTTTCTTCAGGATCAGATCAATGATATAGATGAGAATCGTTAATCCTATAAATAAAATCGTAATACTTAGATTTGTAGCAACATTAGCGGGCAAGCCCCAAGAGGTTAATAACTGTACTATTAATTCGATAATATGTTTCATGCTAATTTTCTAAGTTTGTGTTCAACGATAAACGTTCCAAAAGGAACGATGGATGCTAGTGCAATTAAAATAAAATGTTTTTTGAACCATGGATTATCAAATCGGAGGACAATTACAAACGCGATATACGCCATGAATAGAAACCCGTGAGGCATTCCAAGCATTTTAACAAGTGTAACGTCATTGCCAAAATATTTTAACGGCACGCCCACAAATAGTAACAGTATATAGGATAAGCCTTCTAAAAAGGCAATGATTCGAAATATGGTAAGTGTTTTCATTTGTATGGTATATTAATGGTGCAAAATTAATGAAGTTTAAATGAATAGAGGGTATTGGATGTTGAAATTATCTATTTTACATAATATAAATTATAGAACATTTTACAGCAATTAGCGAAATAGCGCTTTTGGGCGATATTTGACATAATTGCAGATATAACGTCTTTAGACTTATATCGATAGTAATTATGTCAAGCTAATTGTGGCTTCGTAGTTGTATTTATTATTGTGTAGCTATAATTAGCCGTTATGTAAAATAGCCGCTACCAAGCGCTCGATTGTTTTATAAAATCAAATTGCTCTGGCAATTTATTTTACACACAATTATCCAACGCTTGCCAACGCCAAAATAAAAGCTAACCTTTTTGCTCCTATTAAAATTCGCGTATTCGAAAAATGTACGTAATAAAAAATTTTAAGCGATTCTCGTAAGCTTGCCACAAGAGCATAAATTTTATGAAATCGAGTTTTTACGAGATTCACAAACTCAATTGAAGTTTTTGCAAATAATTAAATAAGTGAGTAAAAATAAAATTCTATGCACTTGTTATATTTAGTACTTCAATTAATCCTTTTTTTAATGATTCATTATCTTTTGTCTTGAAACAAAAGAAACAAAAATTCAAGGCTGCATAAACTTTTGGAAACAATTTACGGCTCATTCGCTATATTTTAGGAAACATTGTAACTCGTAAAGATTGCTTTAAAATCCCTTGTATAATTGTAACTCTTAAGAAACGGTAGTACTAAACCCCTAAAATATGGACGCTCACTTCACCTTATTGTTTAACCAAAATTTTATGAGGCCAAGTTTAACATGGAGATTCTATTTTACATAATAAAAATCTTTAAGTCTTTGAGATTAAATTTTAAAAACCTCTTGTGGTTGTTTAAAACTTTTAAATTCCAACATATATCCATTTGGGTCTTTAACAAAAAATGACAAATGTTCTCCAGATTTATTTTTTAAAAAAGTTGCTTGTGTTACTAATTCTAAATTCAGTTCATTAAGTTTAGAATACATTCTACCCCATTCTTCTACATTTAGAATAATCCCAAAATGAAAAGTAGGAAGAATTTTTCCCTCGAACACATAATTAGGATTATTGAAATTAAATTTAGCTGCTTGGGTAAATGTTATTTGATGTCCAAATAAGTTAATATCTACCCAGTTATTAGAATGCCTTCCTAAAATTGCACCAACGGTTTCTATATAAAACCTTTTGGTTTCTTCAGCATTTGTGCATGGTAATGATAAGTGAAATAAAGTTTCCATATTAATTTGCTTTAATTGGTTATAAGTAATCTTTATTCAAATAAAAAAATCTTGTATTAATTTACTTGTTTTCTAAACTGGTCAAAATATAATGTTATTGCACTTCGGTCGTCTTTATCCAGGTATTCAAGTGCATCATACCAAGGAACCCACTGCACTTTTTTAAACTTATGAGGTTCTAATACTTCAATATTTTTTATTGAAGTATTTGTTATAAAATAATGCTTATAGATTTCTTTTTTTTTAGTGTTATTATTCTTCCTTGATAGAAAATAAGTCAATTCTTTCTTTTTTAACCGCAACCCTATTTCCTCAAAAGTTTCTCTTATTAAGGATTTAATATCTGTTTCTTTTTTCTTTTTCACACCACCAGCAAGTGAAAACTTTTTCTTCTCACCTATTTTTTCAAGAACAAGAATTTTGTCATTCTTTATGGCAATAAGCCTAGATTTATCAACTTTATCTATCATGATTAATTCTTCAATTTAATCTAAATCCTCTTCATTTAAAGTATCAATATCTACGTTATCATTAGTAGAATCAACATTCAAGTTATCATCTTCTTCATGTTCTTCCATAGCTTGAACTAATCGTTTTCCAACTTTTACTAAATAGACTGTATCTTCGGTTCTTACTTCAACAGCTTCTATGTATTCATTTTGTGCATTTCTAAATGCGATTATATCCTTGTCAGCATATCCATCAGGGTATTTATCCACTAATAGGTTTAAAATGTCTTCATTCAACTTTTGATAATCTACAATTTTACGTATCATTTTTTTAGTGTTACATGCCTAACAAATAGGCAAAGATTAACGGAGCAACAATCGTAGCATCACTCTCTATTATAAATTTTGGTGTGTTAATATCTAATTTCCCCCAAGTTATTTTTTCATTCGGAACTGCTCCAGAATACGAACCATAACTTGTAGTAGAATCACTTATTTGGCAGAAATAACTCCAAAAAGGTGTATCAGTACGCTCCATATCTTGATATAGCATTGGTACTACACAAATTGGAAAATCTCCTGCTATTCCACCTCCTATTTGAAAGAAACCTATACCATTTTTAGAATTATCAGAATACCAATCTGCAAGAAAGGTCATATACTCAATTCCAGATTTCATAGTGCTTGCTTTAAGCTCTCCTTTTAGGACATAACTTGCAAAAATATTTCCCATAGTACTATCTTCCCATCCTGGACAAATTATAGGTAGATTTTTTTCTGCTGCTGCATACATCCATGAGTCTTTTAAATCTATTTCGTAGTATTCTTCTAAGACACCAGACAATAACATTTTGTACATGTACTCATGTGGTAGATAGCGTTCTCCTTTATCTTCTGCTTCTTTCCATATTTTATAAATATGCTGTTGTAATCTTCTAAATGCTTCTTCTTCTGGAATGCAAGTATCTGTAACACGGTTAAGACCTTGTTCTAATAAATCCCATTCTTGCTTGGGTGTTAAATCTCGATAATTAGGAATTCGTTTATAATGAGAATGTGCTACTAAATTCATGATATCCTCTTCTAAATTTGCTCCTGTACACGAGATAATTTGCACCTTATCTTGTCGTATCATTTCAGCAAAAATCTTTCCTATTTCTGCTGTACTCATTGCTCCTGCCAAAGACACTAACATCTTTGAACCTTTATCTAATTGCTCTTCATAAGATTTTGCTGCATCGACAACAGTTGCAGCATTGAAATGCAAATAATATGTTTCTATAAAGTCTGAAATTGCTCCTTTAGTAGTCATCTTCTTCTTTGAATTTTGATAAATTATTAGTTAGTGGTTTATCGTTATAAGCATTGTCATAATCATCTTCTGTTTCATCATTTTGAAACTTATAACTTAACATTTTATAATACAGTTTTGCTGCAAGAAAATCTGAAGATTTATCTATTTCATTAGGGCATAATTCAACAATATCAAAACCAACAACATTTTTTTCTGCAAATACTTGCTTTAGAAAATCCATAGTTTCATACCAAAGCAAACCTCCTGGTTCTGGTGTACCTGTACTTGGTAGTATTGAAGGGTCGAAAGCGTCTAAATCAAATGTTATAAATACATTATCTGTCATTTGGTCGATAGCAGAATCCATCCAAGAATCATCTATTGCCATGTCGTGCGCAAAATAGGTTTTATCCAAATTCATAACAGACTTCTCTTTTATGTCCATAGAACGAATACCAACTTGAATTAAATTGGTGTTCTGACTGGCTTCATAAACTGCACAAGCATGATTACAAGAACTACCATCATAACTTTTTCGTAAATCTGCATGTGCATCTATATGCACCACTGTTAAGCTTGGAAACATCTCATTAAATGCTCTAATTGTTCCAATAGATATAGAATGTTCACCGCCAAAAACAGTTACAAATTTGTTCTTTTTTATATAGCTTTTAGTTTCCTGATGTACAGCATCTACCATAGCTTCTGGTGTAGCATTTACTTTTATAGGTTCAGTCAAGTAAACACCTTGTTTATAAACTTCTGAATTGGTCTCAATATCGTAAAGCTCCATATTTTCAGAAGCTTCTAAAAAGGCTTTTGGTCCTTTGTCTGCACCTTTTTGCCATGTACTTGTTCCATCATATGGGACAGGAATTAATACAATCTTCGAATGCTCTAATTTTGCATATTCTTCTGATATTCCAGCGTAAGTTTTAGTTTCCATTTTTTATTTATCTGCTAATTGTAATTCAGCACTTGTATTTAAATTTTGAATTGTCTGTGTTTCAGGTTTTTTATCATAGCCTAAAATTTCAAGTAATTCTTCGCTTTTTTGTTGTTCTCTAAATAACTGTGTTGTGATATTTCCATGGGCATCTTTATCAATTATGATGTGTTTGGGAGCTGGGATTAAACAGTGTTGTAAACCTCCATAACCTCCAATAGTTTCTTGATAAGCTCCAGTATTAAAAAATCCGATATATAATGGTTTATCTTTATTATATTTTGGTAAATAGATAGCGTTCATGTGTTGCTCACTATTATAATAATCGTCGCTATCACAAGTTAATCCTCCAAGTAAAACACGTTCATAAGAATCATTCCAACGATTTATTGGTAACATAATAAAACGTTTATTTATAGCCCAAGTATCTGGAAGTGTAGTTATAAATGAAGAGTTTATCATATTCCATTTTTCCCTATCGTTTTGTTGCTTTTGATAAAGCACTTCATAAATTGCTCCACCACTTTCTCCAACTGTAAAACTTCCAAACTCTGTAAAAATATTAGGCACATCTACATCTTCTTCTTCGCAAGTAAGTTTAATCTGATTAATGATTTCATCTATGATGTATTCATAATCAAAATCAAAA from Formosa sp. Hel1_33_131 includes these protein-coding regions:
- a CDS encoding VOC family protein — translated: METLFHLSLPCTNAEETKRFYIETVGAILGRHSNNWVDINLFGHQITFTQAAKFNFNNPNYVFEGKILPTFHFGIILNVEEWGRMYSKLNELNLELVTQATFLKNKSGEHLSFFVKDPNGYMLEFKSFKQPQEVFKI
- a CDS encoding NUDIX hydrolase, producing MIDKVDKSRLIAIKNDKILVLEKIGEKKKFSLAGGVKKKKETDIKSLIRETFEEIGLRLKKKELTYFLSRKNNNTKKKEIYKHYFITNTSIKNIEVLEPHKFKKVQWVPWYDALEYLDKDDRSAITLYFDQFRKQVN
- a CDS encoding DUF3817 domain-containing protein, which produces MKTLTIFRIIAFLEGLSYILLLFVGVPLKYFGNDVTLVKMLGMPHGFLFMAYIAFVIVLRFDNPWFKKHFILIALASIVPFGTFIVEHKLRKLA
- the speB gene encoding agmatinase yields the protein METKTYAGISEEYAKLEHSKIVLIPVPYDGTSTWQKGADKGPKAFLEASENMELYDIETNSEVYKQGVYLTEPIKVNATPEAMVDAVHQETKSYIKKNKFVTVFGGEHSISIGTIRAFNEMFPSLTVVHIDAHADLRKSYDGSSCNHACAVYEASQNTNLIQVGIRSMDIKEKSVMNLDKTYFAHDMAIDDSWMDSAIDQMTDNVFITFDLDAFDPSILPSTGTPEPGGLLWYETMDFLKQVFAEKNVVGFDIVELCPNEIDKSSDFLAAKLYYKMLSYKFQNDETEDDYDNAYNDKPLTNNLSKFKEEDDY
- a CDS encoding deoxyhypusine synthase family protein; translation: MTTKGAISDFIETYYLHFNAATVVDAAKSYEEQLDKGSKMLVSLAGAMSTAEIGKIFAEMIRQDKVQIISCTGANLEEDIMNLVAHSHYKRIPNYRDLTPKQEWDLLEQGLNRVTDTCIPEEEAFRRLQQHIYKIWKEAEDKGERYLPHEYMYKMLLSGVLEEYYEIDLKDSWMYAAAEKNLPIICPGWEDSTMGNIFASYVLKGELKASTMKSGIEYMTFLADWYSDNSKNGIGFFQIGGGIAGDFPICVVPMLYQDMERTDTPFWSYFCQISDSTTSYGSYSGAVPNEKITWGKLDINTPKFIIESDATIVAPLIFAYLLGM